A stretch of Borrelia duttonii Ly DNA encodes these proteins:
- a CDS encoding Mlp family lipoprotein, producing MKITNFTLILLLLMSSCDQENNTNKGIKSRNKRDLEQQVEAQKTPEEALREKLNDNQKKGLDFLKEALNSENMFTQLVLLNESNIKDALDHIQSELAKCTGDEAEQKKGTFKTVINGYFSTMNNETLKGIKENATSTCNQNDS from the coding sequence ATGAAAATAACCAATTTTACCTTGATTTTATTACTACTAATGAGTAGTTGTGATCAAGAAAATAATACAAATAAAGGAATTAAGAGCAGAAATAAAAGAGACTTAGAACAACAAGTAGAAGCACAAAAAACACCTGAAGAAGCATTAAGAGAAAAGTTAAATGACAATCAGAAAAAAGGTCTAGATTTTTTAAAAGAAGCTTTGAATAGTGAAAATATGTTCACACAACTTGTACTCTTGAATGAATCCAATATAAAAGATGCTCTCGATCACATTCAATCAGAACTTGCAAAGTGCACAGGAGATGAAGCAGAGCAAAAAAAAGGAACATTCAAAACTGTAATAAATGGATATTTTAGCACAATGAATAATGAAACATTAAAAGGCATTAAAGAAAATGCAACAAGCACTTGCAATCAAAACGACTCATAA
- a CDS encoding DUF603 domain-containing protein, whose amino-acid sequence MNKVKRAYEDYAMYFNEDRLSDAEIAKELCVSRANVCKMRQKWEISQDNPKEFDSDNKITICKTTLDSVLGRVLENNAKARELKSQFSITKSQLGLKFMKAFDNYLELELEDCIEEINLLEREIKMIKNKGNSRELQDKKIKLKDLKRQKEDKTMKLCYETMKKLKIADLDEGRFRFGG is encoded by the coding sequence ATGAATAAAGTAAAAAGAGCATATGAAGATTATGCCATGTATTTTAATGAAGATCGATTAAGTGATGCTGAAATAGCGAAAGAGCTTTGTGTTTCACGAGCTAATGTATGTAAGATGAGACAAAAATGGGAGATTAGTCAAGATAATCCAAAAGAGTTTGATAGTGACAATAAAATAACCATTTGTAAAACTACTCTTGATAGTGTCTTAGGTCGAGTACTCGAAAACAATGCCAAAGCACGTGAGCTCAAAAGTCAATTCAGTATAACTAAAAGTCAACTTGGACTTAAGTTTATGAAGGCATTTGATAATTATTTAGAATTAGAACTTGAGGATTGTATAGAAGAAATAAATCTATTGGAGAGAGAGATCAAAATGATTAAAAATAAAGGAAATAGTAGAGAACTTCAAGATAAGAAGATCAAACTCAAAGATTTAAAACGTCAGAAAGAAGATAAAACAATGAAGTTATGTTATGAAACAATGAAGAAACTCAAAATTGCAGACTTAGATGAGGGTAGATTTAGGTTTGGAGGATAA
- a CDS encoding PBSX family phage terminase large subunit gives MDIYSSSIFKSLQREYKRDFGIDIASFMKPKPVVIDFKSFENKFLNKKQRKVLSAIEKNNQNKVILSGGIASGKTFLACYLFLKTLLKNRHLYRKGTNNFILGNSQKALEINVIEQFEDLANMLKIPFVPKYSNRSYFEIDSLRVNLYGGDKIRDFKRFRGSNSAVIYVNEATTLHKETLKEALKRLRIKPEFIVFDTNPDHPEHYFKTDYIDKNTVYSTYNFTTYDNEEISKEFIKTQEELYKDFPTYKASVLLGEWVANNDAIFRNINIIEDYEFKSPIAYLDPAYSSGGDNTSLCVLEKVSDKYYAFIFQEQKPAVDPYVMNTIKVIMGNLNVNTLYIEDRDDIKGAGALTREYVRLRNNMENYFRIAPTKPKTDKHARIVSLLTPFTYNKMHLLDYSSRSVFRDIYSYNGDGKVHDDALDALSAAYLILSLNYRDRIRHFTKFTFI, from the coding sequence ATGGATATATACAGTAGTAGTATTTTTAAGTCTCTGCAAAGGGAATATAAGCGTGATTTTGGTATTGATATTGCTTCTTTTATGAAGCCAAAACCGGTAGTTATTGATTTTAAAAGCTTTGAAAATAAGTTCTTAAATAAAAAACAACGTAAAGTGTTAAGTGCTATTGAAAAGAATAATCAAAACAAAGTTATTTTATCAGGTGGAATTGCAAGTGGTAAAACATTTTTGGCTTGTTATTTATTCTTAAAAACTTTACTTAAGAATAGACATCTTTACAGGAAAGGTACCAATAATTTTATATTAGGTAATTCACAGAAGGCATTAGAAATTAATGTTATAGAACAGTTTGAAGATCTTGCTAATATGCTTAAAATACCTTTTGTTCCCAAATATTCAAATAGGTCATATTTTGAAATCGATTCTTTAAGGGTTAATTTATATGGTGGTGATAAAATCAGAGATTTTAAAAGATTTAGAGGATCGAATTCTGCTGTTATTTATGTTAATGAAGCAACAACTCTTCATAAAGAGACATTAAAAGAAGCGCTTAAGAGACTAAGAATAAAACCAGAGTTTATTGTTTTTGATACTAATCCTGATCATCCAGAGCATTATTTTAAAACAGATTATATTGATAAGAATACAGTATATTCTACATATAATTTTACGACATATGATAATGAGGAAATTTCAAAGGAATTTATAAAGACCCAAGAAGAACTTTACAAAGACTTTCCAACATATAAAGCCAGTGTACTACTAGGAGAATGGGTCGCAAATAATGATGCGATATTTCGTAATATTAATATTATTGAAGACTATGAATTTAAAAGTCCTATAGCTTATTTAGATCCTGCATATAGTAGTGGTGGGGATAATACTTCTCTTTGTGTTTTAGAGAAAGTGTCGGATAAGTATTATGCATTTATATTTCAAGAGCAAAAACCAGCTGTTGATCCATATGTTATGAATACAATAAAGGTAATAATGGGGAATTTAAATGTTAATACTCTTTATATTGAAGATAGGGATGATATTAAAGGAGCTGGGGCTTTAACACGTGAATATGTTAGACTTCGAAATAATATGGAAAATTACTTTAGAATTGCACCAACAAAACCAAAAACAGATAAACACGCAAGAATTGTTTCTTTATTAACACCATTTACTTATAACAAGATGCATTTATTAGATTATAGTAGTCGTTCTGTATTTCGTGATATTTATTCATATAATGGAGATGGTAAAGTTCATGATGATGCTCTTGATGCATTATCAGCAGCATATTTAATTTTGTCTTTAAATTATCGTGATAGAATTAGGCATTTTACTAAATTTACTTTCATTTAG
- the bdr gene encoding Bdr family repetitive protein yields the protein MYNNYIRRFFMEYMQMEPVITRQMVLNELVKAGIKRDIADDLSYRYYKNELTTKDLQYLKENFDIKLEMLERGLKAEIKELDNKIDTVENNLNNKIDKVRDELKSDIKELDNKIDIVRKDIELNKMELDTKIDKFASEVKGTLKLHAWMFGTIITLTIGILLTLIFK from the coding sequence TTGTATAATAATTATATAAGGAGATTCTTTATGGAGTATATGCAAATGGAGCCTGTAATTACTAGGCAGATGGTATTAAATGAGCTTGTAAAAGCTGGTATTAAGAGAGATATTGCGGACGATTTATCTTATAGATACTATAAAAATGAACTTACTACTAAAGATCTTCAATATTTAAAAGAGAACTTTGACATAAAATTGGAGATGTTAGAACGTGGTTTAAAGGCTGAGATTAAAGAGCTTGATAACAAAATAGATACTGTTGAAAATAACTTAAATAATAAAATCGACAAAGTAAGGGACGAATTAAAGTCAGATATTAAAGAACTTGATAATAAGATAGATATTGTAAGAAAAGATATTGAATTGAACAAAATGGAACTTGATACTAAGATAGATAAATTTGCATCAGAGGTTAAAGGAACATTAAAATTACATGCTTGGATGTTTGGGACCATTATTACTTTAACTATAGGAATTTTATTAACGCTGATATTTAAATAA
- a CDS encoding anti-CBASS protein Acb1 family protein, translating to MKYNSKINSYELYKHSIFFRNYINNVAEDVLHNGINLEVIYSTALGGIEDTLDNLKVELKEALLNCIISYRFNGIGYILVKTAGDDNLDLEINSELPIGFVYLDFGCVRDRGSKSPYVIYSFKEEDDEGVLVRREVKIHKSRLIIYENYDYILGSYTPCYTQSFLLNVALFETIYQEIDRRIRNYNFLFYKDESLAEINDAISKTSLQFNLLTKSNKDNSSGMFKKLFRRNSDDGSGDNSGDEVVKKGTNILNALNNDLSHELERLKSNLNNDGIFYSGSESAHLEVMKYELTFLKDTLELVKAKIGADTKEPLTRSFNEQTKGLGNDGKGDRSNYYDFLKGVQERIEIAVNQKLNQYFGLDMRFNSLILLSETDKIEHDIKLLELFEKYKSAIGYEELSEKSVELLKDKLFFGEIFLGG from the coding sequence ATGAAATACAACTCTAAAATCAATTCTTATGAATTATACAAACATTCAATATTTTTCAGGAATTATATAAATAATGTTGCAGAAGACGTCCTGCACAATGGGATCAACTTAGAAGTTATTTATAGTACTGCTTTAGGTGGTATTGAAGATACGTTAGATAATCTAAAAGTAGAACTCAAAGAAGCACTATTGAATTGTATCATAAGTTACAGATTCAATGGTATTGGCTATATTTTGGTTAAAACAGCAGGAGATGATAATCTTGACTTAGAAATTAATTCAGAATTACCAATTGGATTTGTGTATTTAGATTTTGGTTGTGTGAGAGATAGGGGTTCTAAGTCTCCTTATGTCATATATTCATTCAAAGAAGAGGATGATGAGGGAGTTTTAGTTAGAAGAGAAGTAAAGATCCATAAGAGTCGTTTGATCATATATGAGAATTATGACTATATTTTGGGTTCATATACACCATGTTATACGCAAAGTTTTCTGCTAAATGTAGCTCTTTTTGAGACTATCTACCAAGAGATAGATAGAAGGATTCGAAACTACAATTTTCTATTCTACAAGGATGAGTCTTTAGCAGAGATTAATGATGCAATAAGTAAAACATCTTTGCAATTTAATTTACTTACTAAGAGCAATAAAGATAATAGTTCTGGCATGTTTAAGAAGTTGTTTAGGCGAAATTCTGATGATGGTAGTGGTGATAATAGTGGTGATGAGGTCGTAAAGAAGGGTACCAATATCTTGAATGCGCTAAATAATGACTTGTCCCACGAACTTGAGAGACTAAAATCCAACTTGAATAATGATGGGATATTCTATTCTGGAAGTGAGTCTGCACATTTAGAAGTCATGAAATATGAACTTACTTTCCTGAAAGACACTTTAGAACTTGTAAAAGCAAAAATAGGAGCAGATACTAAAGAACCATTAACTAGAAGTTTTAACGAACAAACCAAAGGTCTTGGCAACGATGGTAAAGGAGACCGAAGTAATTATTATGATTTTTTGAAGGGGGTGCAAGAACGAATTGAAATTGCGGTAAATCAGAAGCTTAATCAGTATTTTGGTCTTGATATGAGATTCAATTCTCTGATTCTTTTGAGCGAAACTGACAAGATTGAACATGACATCAAATTACTTGAACTTTTTGAGAAATATAAGAGTGCTATAGGTTATGAAGAATTGTCAGAAAAGTCAGTTGAGCTTTTGAAAGACAAATTGTTTTTTGGAGAAATTTTCTTAGGAGGTTGA
- a CDS encoding DUF1357 family protein, whose translation MKTETKENKKVVSKNVKVISKANNVKSEVPTKTISLDEYNKLMKYKKGLAKNDKQILSNKASRPLSINQRVAQELAEVKAKNKAKNQILREAIKLNEIDSLSKKYLSSHFNKEALLSRGHSLDEIMLAQKRELVRKYVPRDQIRAIAKIDNLEHIKGTLLDMLLNLAKTSMKKTRKNKSVTTKSIGKTGIKFEDKISTASPHFKSTNNNELRSGILNRYKELVKRSSKVRKKRSKV comes from the coding sequence ATGAAAACAGAAACTAAAGAAAACAAGAAAGTAGTTAGTAAAAATGTCAAAGTAATTAGCAAAGCTAATAATGTAAAAAGCGAAGTTCCTACAAAAACTATTAGTTTGGACGAATATAATAAGCTTATGAAATATAAAAAGGGACTTGCTAAGAATGACAAGCAGATATTATCAAACAAAGCAAGTAGACCTTTGAGCATAAATCAAAGAGTAGCGCAAGAATTAGCCGAAGTCAAAGCAAAGAATAAAGCAAAGAATCAAATCTTACGAGAAGCTATTAAACTTAATGAAATTGATTCTTTGTCAAAGAAATATTTGAGTAGTCATTTTAATAAAGAGGCGCTGTTATCACGTGGACACAGTTTAGATGAGATTATGTTGGCGCAAAAGCGAGAACTTGTTAGAAAGTATGTTCCAAGGGATCAAATTAGGGCTATAGCTAAAATCGATAATCTTGAGCATATCAAAGGCACATTATTGGACATGCTTTTAAATCTTGCCAAAACTTCGATGAAAAAGACTAGAAAGAACAAAAGTGTTACAACTAAAAGTATTGGCAAAACTGGTATCAAATTTGAGGATAAGATTTCTACTGCCTCCCCACACTTCAAGTCAACCAATAACAATGAATTGAGAAGCGGTATCTTAAACAGATACAAAGAGCTAGTAAAGCGATCTTCAAAGGTTAGAAAAAAAAGATCTAAAGTTTAA
- a CDS encoding DUF228 domain-containing protein translates to MADIAKLKKEYEDKLNEIKSYMKNPSVDPGLFSNNTEFRDKNLHFAASGGTTTSSVDIIENMPSKGYPYKRGVKLDFSDAKYEPVVVPGGGSDLYGICVDIDDYTEIAQVVPINNNFQGWLIAKKDNATSIAIGDKLKFNSFGELEKDTSSSRLINAVALSKAVKLNENLHIIHVSIFGNRAKS, encoded by the coding sequence ATGGCAGATATTGCAAAACTAAAAAAGGAATATGAAGATAAGCTTAACGAAATAAAGTCTTATATGAAGAATCCAAGTGTTGATCCTGGATTGTTTAGTAATAATACTGAATTTAGAGATAAGAATCTGCATTTTGCAGCATCAGGTGGTACTACCACAAGTAGTGTGGATATCATTGAAAATATGCCATCTAAAGGATATCCCTATAAGCGTGGTGTAAAATTGGATTTTTCCGATGCTAAATATGAACCAGTTGTAGTACCAGGTGGTGGTAGTGATCTATATGGCATATGCGTTGACATTGATGATTATACAGAAATAGCTCAAGTTGTCCCTATTAATAATAATTTTCAAGGTTGGTTAATTGCTAAAAAGGATAATGCTACGAGTATTGCTATTGGAGATAAATTGAAGTTTAACAGTTTTGGGGAACTAGAGAAAGATACTAGCTCATCAAGACTTATCAATGCAGTTGCACTTTCTAAGGCTGTAAAACTTAACGAAAATCTTCACATAATACATGTTTCTATATTTGGTAATAGGGCTAAAAGCTAA
- a CDS encoding DUF228 domain-containing protein, with protein MSSKVNDLELSSQVDDTKEQADLEIESEIQVNQDSSSHTPKSRKRRGAEDVSQNLDSRFGTEKEKQYRLAYLRLKKYTKTTTEDLAVRSCAKNGFQGSADFPYILTQTISSSVDKYENYPYKGFPYKRAVKLSFDTDGSVFVETSDDSNVYGICVDVDEYTETAQVVPITNNVSGYFICADSSIQCGDHLDFNSEGELVKASSNLPTSINIIALSNTYKHDFRTPAEQSDSSFSSSSDFIIHFVKVTIFGNKAIQRKS; from the coding sequence ATGAGTAGTAAAGTCAATGATTTAGAATTGTCTTCTCAAGTAGATGATACAAAAGAACAAGCTGATCTTGAGATTGAATCAGAAATTCAAGTAAATCAAGATAGTAGTTCACATACTCCTAAAAGTAGAAAAAGAAGAGGAGCAGAAGATGTAAGTCAAAATCTAGATAGTCGTTTTGGAACAGAGAAAGAAAAACAATACAGATTGGCATATCTGAGACTGAAAAAATATACTAAAACAACAACAGAAGATTTGGCTGTAAGAAGTTGTGCAAAGAATGGTTTTCAGGGCAGTGCCGATTTTCCTTATATCTTGACACAAACTATCTCAAGCAGCGTGGACAAATATGAAAATTATCCTTATAAAGGTTTTCCATACAAACGTGCTGTGAAATTGAGTTTTGATACTGATGGGTCTGTTTTTGTTGAGACAAGCGATGATTCTAACGTATATGGCATATGTGTTGATGTTGATGAGTATACAGAAACAGCTCAAGTTGTTCCTATTACTAATAATGTTTCTGGTTATTTTATATGTGCAGATTCTAGTATACAATGTGGCGACCATTTAGACTTCAATTCTGAAGGCGAATTGGTAAAAGCCAGTTCTAATTTACCTACTTCAATTAACATTATTGCATTAAGCAATACTTACAAGCATGATTTTAGAACTCCAGCTGAACAAAGCGATTCGTCTTTTAGTTCAAGTAGTGATTTTATAATTCATTTTGTCAAAGTTACTATATTTGGCAACAAAGCCATACAAAGAAAAAGCTAA